Within Alcaligenes sp. SDU_A2, the genomic segment GTCCGGTCCGTGTCGTGCAGCGACGTGCCCGTTCAGTATAAGCAGGGGCCGTTATTGCTGGAAGATCGGTGCGCGGCGCGACCACGTGCGCGCCGCGTGTTGTGGCGTGCACGCTGCGTTCAGGCCTGGCGGGGCCGGATCAGCAAAGGAGCGAATTGCAGCAAATAGTTCAGCAGCGCCAGAACCCAGCATGCGCCGGCCAGATGCAATAGAGGCAGGCTCCAGGCGCTGGGAATCAAGGCCAGCAGGCGCAGTGCGACCGCCGCCAGCAGCAAGCCGTAGCCCACTACCAGGCGTGGAGATGCGCTTAAAGGCTGGCCAAGGTGGCCCAGCGCGGTACGGGTCAACATGCCGATGATCATGACGCTGAAACCGGCCAGACCTACTATATGTACGGGCCAGGCGGCCCGCTCTATCAGACCGGCCTCATAGGCGGCGGCACTGAGCAGGCCGATGGCCAGACCGGCGTAGCCCAGATACAAAATCCAGAGCAGAGGCTTGCGGCGGCTGGCCCAGGGGTGCCAGCGCAGCCATTGCACCAGGGCGATCAGGCCCAGCGCGGCCAAGGCTGCAGCCAGTGGCAGACGCCAGGACAGCAGGGATACGATAATGGCCAGAACGCTGATGCCCATTTGCCATTGGCCGCTGCGGGTCTGCATGGGAATGTTCAGGCCAGGTATGGCGCGCATGCTGAAAAAGGGAATGACACGGCGGGCGATCAGCAAAGTAACCAGTGCCATGGTCCAGAAGCCGCTGTAAAAGTACGGCATGGGGTCGTGGCCCTGCAGCAGGCTATACAGGAACAGGGCATGACTCAGTCCCAGGGCCAGTATGGCCAGTGGAATGCCGTAGTTACGCCGGTTACGGG encodes:
- a CDS encoding NnrS family protein yields the protein MSSIHSRPQWRAFLELGFRPLYLLATLWGAVSIALWLYAPGWLAHSPVPSLYWHAHEMLWAFIGTIAVGFLLTASATWTGHKTLHGPALGGLCLIWIAARLCLLTPGGLTAALILDTLFFLVAAAELARVILLARNRRNYGIPLAILALGLSHALFLYSLLQGHDPMPYFYSGFWTMALVTLLIARRVIPFFSMRAIPGLNIPMQTRSGQWQMGISVLAIIVSLLSWRLPLAAALAALGLIALVQWLRWHPWASRRKPLLWILYLGYAGLAIGLLSAAAYEAGLIERAAWPVHIVGLAGFSVMIIGMLTRTALGHLGQPLSASPRLVVGYGLLLAAVALRLLALIPSAWSLPLLHLAGACWVLALLNYLLQFAPLLIRPRQA